In a genomic window of Microcoleus sp. AS-A8:
- the hisS gene encoding histidine--tRNA ligase has translation MGSIQALRGTRDILPEEVRYWQWVEASARQILDRAAYQEIRPPIFERTELFARGIGEATDIVGKEMYTFNDRATPPRSVTLRPEGTAGVVRALIQNNLYASGGVQRLWYTGPMFRYENPQAGRQRQFHQLGVEVIGSADPRADAEVIAIATDILQTLGLKNLRFDLNSVGNLEDRHQYREALVNYLLPYKDELDKDSQERLTRNPMRILDSKEERTQKITQDAPSILDYLGSDSKRHFEQVQQLLSNLGISYQLNPRLVRGLDYYTHTAFEIISDDLGAQATVCGGGRYDGLVQELGGAPTPAVGWAIGLERLIILLQQMQEPPRQGVDFYVVSRGEAAEAQSLKLAQQLRQAGFSVELDLSGSAFKKQFARAVRSGAVACLILGDEEAQTETVQLKWMASKEQSAIAIADLLEKVDEIRGQIDHLK, from the coding sequence ATGGGTTCAATTCAGGCTTTACGAGGAACACGGGACATTTTGCCGGAGGAAGTTCGGTATTGGCAGTGGGTTGAGGCGAGCGCACGGCAAATTCTTGACAGAGCCGCTTACCAGGAAATTCGTCCCCCAATCTTTGAGCGGACGGAGCTATTTGCACGGGGTATTGGTGAAGCGACCGATATCGTGGGCAAGGAAATGTACACCTTCAATGATCGAGCCACTCCGCCTCGTTCTGTGACTTTACGCCCAGAAGGAACAGCCGGTGTAGTCCGGGCTTTGATTCAAAACAATCTCTACGCCAGTGGAGGGGTACAACGCCTCTGGTACACCGGGCCAATGTTTCGCTATGAAAATCCTCAAGCTGGGCGTCAGCGGCAATTTCATCAATTGGGAGTTGAGGTGATTGGGAGCGCTGATCCGAGGGCGGATGCTGAGGTGATTGCGATCGCCACAGATATCCTGCAAACCCTGGGACTCAAAAACCTCCGTTTCGACCTCAACTCTGTAGGAAATTTAGAAGATAGGCATCAGTATCGAGAGGCACTGGTGAATTACCTGCTACCTTACAAAGATGAGTTAGACAAAGACTCTCAGGAACGTCTCACTCGCAATCCCATGAGGATTTTGGACAGTAAGGAGGAGCGCACCCAGAAAATTACCCAGGATGCTCCCAGTATTTTGGACTATCTCGGCTCAGATTCCAAGCGTCATTTTGAACAAGTGCAGCAGTTGTTGAGTAACCTAGGGATTTCCTATCAGCTCAATCCTCGCTTAGTGCGCGGTTTAGATTACTATACCCATACGGCTTTTGAAATTATCTCCGATGACTTGGGGGCACAGGCTACGGTTTGTGGGGGGGGTCGCTACGATGGACTGGTTCAGGAATTGGGAGGTGCCCCGACGCCTGCGGTCGGATGGGCTATTGGTCTGGAGCGTTTGATTATACTGTTGCAACAAATGCAGGAACCTCCTCGCCAAGGAGTGGATTTTTATGTGGTATCCAGAGGCGAGGCCGCCGAAGCTCAATCGCTCAAACTCGCGCAACAGCTACGTCAGGCTGGGTTTAGCGTTGAATTAGACCTAAGCGGCAGTGCCTTTAAAAAACAATTTGCACGAGCCGTTCGCAGTGGTGCCGTGGCGTGCCTAATTCTGGGTGATGAGGAGGCTCAAACCGAAACGGTTCAGCTCAAGTGGATGGCATCAAAGGAACAAAGTGCGATCGCCATCGCTGACTTATTGGAAAAAGTGGATGAGATCCGAGGCCAGATCGATCACTTGAAATAG
- a CDS encoding RNA polymerase sigma factor SigF: MSTSITHELKHESLQLLREYQQVGSSEIRNRLVHLNFGLVRKEAHHWVNQCTESYEDLLQVGCLGLIRAIERFDTTKGTAFSSFAIPYIRGEIQHYLRDRGCSVRIPRRWLALRQQSVEMIQELRVKLNRQPTDSEVALALHISLAEWQEIKLAHQNREPLSLDTPVGDAEEGTSSLGELVPDPRYRSFQLAQEDQIRLQQALALLEKRTRDVLEFVFLHDLTQREVAERLDISVVTVSRRVKKGLDALKKFMSGAEH; the protein is encoded by the coding sequence ATGTCCACCTCCATCACCCATGAACTGAAGCACGAGAGCCTACAATTATTGCGGGAGTACCAGCAAGTTGGCTCGTCAGAGATTCGCAACCGACTTGTTCACCTCAATTTCGGACTGGTTAGAAAAGAGGCTCATCACTGGGTCAATCAGTGTACCGAAAGTTATGAAGACTTACTGCAAGTAGGCTGTCTTGGCTTAATTCGTGCTATTGAACGGTTTGACACAACCAAAGGGACTGCGTTTAGCTCCTTTGCGATTCCTTACATTCGTGGGGAAATTCAGCACTATTTGCGCGATCGCGGTTGCTCGGTTCGCATTCCTCGACGTTGGCTGGCGCTACGGCAACAATCTGTGGAGATGATCCAAGAATTACGGGTAAAACTTAATCGACAACCGACCGATTCTGAAGTTGCCTTAGCACTACACATTTCCCTCGCCGAATGGCAAGAAATCAAACTAGCTCACCAAAATCGTGAACCGCTGAGTTTAGATACACCCGTGGGAGATGCCGAAGAAGGCACTTCCAGCTTGGGTGAACTGGTACCCGATCCGCGATATCGCAGTTTTCAGTTAGCCCAAGAAGATCAAATTCGCCTGCAACAAGCTTTGGCTCTCCTAGAAAAACGGACTCGTGATGTTCTAGAATTTGTTTTTTTACACGACTTGACTCAAAGAGAGGTGGCAGAACGCTTGGACATTAGTGTCGTGACGGTTTCTCGGCGTGTGAAAAAAGGACTAGATGCCTTGAAAAAGTTCATGAGTGGAGCAGAGCATTAA
- a CDS encoding photosystem II manganese-stabilizing polypeptide has product MRYRAFIVAFLALCLGVLTACSEGPASATDAPLSYDQIRGTGLANNCPQLAETTRGAIAIDSSQSYVLTDVCLQPTTFFVKEEPANKRQQAEYIPGKLVTRLTSSLDQIRGPLKAGQDGSLTFVEEEGIDFQPITVKLPGGELVPFLFTIKSLVATSQPGLDSINTSTDFKGEFKVPSYRGSVFLDPKGRGVASGYDNAVAIPSQADKTDITRANVKRVTTLPGHISLQIAKVDSSTGEIAGTFESEQPSDTDLGADDPEEVLVRGIFYGRVEPGQA; this is encoded by the coding sequence ATGAGGTATCGTGCTTTTATTGTTGCCTTCCTGGCTTTGTGTCTGGGGGTATTAACAGCTTGTAGTGAAGGTCCAGCTAGTGCGACCGATGCTCCGCTCAGTTATGACCAGATCAGAGGTACTGGTCTAGCCAATAACTGCCCACAACTGGCAGAAACGACTCGCGGTGCTATTGCTATAGACTCCAGCCAGTCCTATGTACTTACAGATGTGTGCTTACAACCAACGACCTTCTTTGTCAAGGAAGAACCGGCTAATAAGCGTCAACAGGCCGAATATATTCCCGGAAAGTTAGTGACACGGCTCACGTCATCCCTTGACCAAATTCGTGGCCCCTTAAAAGCGGGCCAAGATGGAAGTCTGACGTTTGTTGAAGAAGAAGGAATTGACTTTCAACCCATCACCGTTAAGTTGCCTGGAGGCGAGTTAGTTCCCTTCCTCTTCACCATCAAAAGTTTAGTCGCTACATCTCAGCCCGGTCTGGATAGCATCAACACATCGACTGATTTTAAAGGCGAGTTCAAAGTACCCTCTTACCGGGGTTCTGTTTTCCTCGATCCGAAAGGACGAGGTGTTGCTTCTGGTTATGACAATGCGGTTGCCATCCCTTCCCAAGCGGATAAGACAGACATCACCCGTGCCAACGTTAAGCGAGTGACTACCCTCCCCGGTCATATCTCCCTCCAGATTGCCAAGGTAGATAGCAGCACTGGCGAAATTGCCGGTACATTTGAGAGCGAACAGCCCTCTGATACTGACTTGGGTGCTGATGACCCCGAAGAAGTATTGGTGCGCGGCATCTTTTATGGTCGCGTTGAACCCGGGCAAGCTTAG
- a CDS encoding phosphoglucomutase/phosphomannomutase family protein yields MPIAADSIKFGTDGWRGVIAADFTFERVAFVAPIAAKVLADVYGESTGSNTIIVGYDRRFMAEEFAKKTAEVVQAAGFDVMLSESYAPTPAFSWAAKQQNALGALVLTASHNPGSYLGLKVKGSFGGSVSPETTQKIEALLTQAPVAERTPGSLKTFNPWPSYCDEIRSKVDLARIQELITQGKLTVFADVMHGAAAGGLSQILGVPITEINSSRDPLFGGGAPEPLPRYLSQLFRVMRTHRRQKDAGLQVGLVFDGDSDRIAAVDGEGNFLSSQILIPVLIEHLAERRQFSGEVVKTISGSDLMPRVAALYQLPMYETPIGYKYIADRMLSTPVLLGGEESGGIGYGNHIPERDALLSALYVLEAIAQSGMDLSDLYKRLQQRTGYTSAYDRIDLHLASMDVRSRLLEQLQSQPLTKIADQKVVDCLTIDGYKFRLANDSWLLIRFSGTEPVLRLYCEAPTLKQVHHTLNWAKDWANSV; encoded by the coding sequence ATGCCAATTGCCGCAGATTCAATTAAGTTTGGGACAGACGGTTGGCGAGGCGTTATTGCCGCCGATTTCACCTTTGAGCGCGTCGCTTTTGTCGCACCCATAGCTGCCAAAGTCCTGGCAGACGTTTATGGCGAAAGCACTGGTAGCAACACGATTATTGTGGGCTATGATCGGCGCTTCATGGCAGAAGAGTTCGCCAAAAAGACAGCAGAAGTCGTCCAAGCCGCTGGATTTGATGTCATGCTGTCTGAAAGCTACGCCCCAACACCCGCATTTAGTTGGGCCGCCAAGCAACAGAATGCCCTGGGAGCTTTGGTGTTGACGGCCAGTCACAATCCTGGAAGCTACCTGGGATTGAAAGTTAAGGGGTCTTTTGGGGGTTCGGTTTCCCCAGAAACCACACAAAAGATCGAAGCCCTACTCACTCAAGCCCCGGTAGCGGAGCGCACTCCTGGTAGCCTGAAAACCTTCAATCCCTGGCCGAGTTACTGTGATGAAATCCGATCCAAAGTGGATCTGGCTCGGATTCAGGAACTGATAACTCAGGGGAAATTGACTGTCTTCGCCGATGTGATGCACGGCGCAGCAGCGGGTGGCTTGAGTCAAATTCTCGGTGTGCCGATCACCGAAATCAATAGCTCTCGCGATCCCTTATTTGGGGGGGGTGCCCCAGAACCCTTGCCTCGCTACCTTTCTCAGCTATTCCGAGTGATGCGAACTCACCGCCGACAAAAGGATGCAGGTTTGCAAGTCGGTTTGGTGTTTGATGGGGATAGCGATCGCATTGCTGCTGTAGATGGTGAAGGCAACTTCCTCAGCTCGCAAATTCTCATCCCCGTTCTGATTGAACATTTAGCCGAACGGCGTCAATTTAGCGGGGAAGTGGTCAAAACGATCAGCGGCTCGGACTTAATGCCCCGTGTGGCAGCATTGTATCAATTGCCGATGTATGAAACTCCCATTGGCTATAAGTACATTGCTGACCGCATGTTATCCACTCCCGTCTTACTCGGTGGTGAGGAATCGGGAGGCATTGGTTATGGAAACCATATTCCAGAACGAGATGCCCTGCTATCTGCCCTTTATGTCCTAGAGGCGATTGCTCAGTCTGGGATGGATTTGAGTGACCTCTACAAACGCCTACAACAACGCACTGGTTATACTTCGGCTTATGACCGCATCGATTTGCATCTAGCCAGCATGGATGTGCGATCGCGTCTGCTGGAACAATTACAATCTCAACCCTTGACAAAAATTGCCGATCAAAAAGTTGTGGATTGTTTGACAATCGACGGGTATAAATTCCGCTTAGCCAATGACAGTTGGTTGTTAATTCGGTTCAGCGGCACTGAACCTGTCCTACGACTGTACTGCGAAGCCCCGACGCTGAAGCAGGTGCATCATACGCTCAACTGGGCGAAAGATTGGGCGAATTCCGTATAA
- the rdgB gene encoding RdgB/HAM1 family non-canonical purine NTP pyrophosphatase — protein MTVLVVATGNPGKLREMQTYLSDKGWELQLKPPELEIEETEDTFAANACLKASAVAQATGEWAIADDSGLEVDALGGAPGIYSARYGSTDAERIERLLRELGEQRNRGAQFVCVVAIARPDGAIALQVQGICRGEILQTPRGTGGFGYDPIFYVPEQALTFAEMTPEMKRRYSHRGKAFEALLPQLSQLT, from the coding sequence ATGACAGTGCTGGTTGTAGCTACAGGAAATCCCGGCAAGCTGCGTGAAATGCAGACTTACCTGTCAGATAAGGGGTGGGAATTGCAGTTAAAACCACCCGAATTAGAAATTGAGGAAACCGAAGATACATTTGCGGCTAATGCTTGTCTTAAGGCGTCAGCCGTCGCTCAGGCAACTGGAGAATGGGCGATCGCAGATGACTCTGGATTGGAAGTTGATGCTCTTGGTGGTGCCCCAGGTATCTACTCTGCACGTTATGGAAGCACAGACGCTGAGCGGATTGAACGACTGCTGAGGGAACTTGGTGAGCAACGCAACCGAGGAGCGCAGTTTGTGTGTGTTGTGGCGATCGCACGTCCGGATGGAGCGATCGCCCTTCAAGTCCAAGGCATCTGCCGAGGAGAAATTTTACAGACTCCTCGTGGAACTGGCGGCTTCGGCTACGATCCCATCTTCTATGTACCAGAACAAGCTTTGACGTTTGCCGAAATGACGCCGGAGATGAAGCGACGCTATAGTCATCGAGGGAAAGCGTTTGAAGCACTTCTCCCTCAGTTAAGCCAGTTAACTTAA
- a CDS encoding P-II family nitrogen regulator, translating into MRKVEAIIRPFKLDEVKIALVNAGIVGMTVSEVRGFGRQKGQTERYRGSEYTVEFLQKLKVEIVVEDNQVDMVVEKIIAAARTGEIGDGKIFISPVEQVIRIRTGEKNLEAV; encoded by the coding sequence TTGAGGAAGGTAGAAGCAATTATTCGACCCTTTAAGCTAGACGAAGTTAAAATCGCCCTAGTCAATGCTGGTATCGTCGGGATGACAGTTTCGGAAGTCCGAGGATTTGGACGCCAGAAAGGTCAAACCGAGCGCTATCGCGGCTCTGAGTACACCGTTGAGTTCTTACAAAAGCTCAAGGTAGAAATTGTCGTTGAGGACAATCAGGTTGACATGGTGGTAGAAAAAATCATTGCCGCTGCTCGAACTGGTGAAATTGGAGACGGTAAGATCTTCATTAGTCCCGTCGAACAAGTCATCCGGATTCGCACAGGCGAAAAAAATCTAGAAGCCGTTTAA